A part of Aegilops tauschii subsp. strangulata cultivar AL8/78 chromosome 2, Aet v6.0, whole genome shotgun sequence genomic DNA contains:
- the LOC141041111 gene encoding uncharacterized protein: MVPNSNRTASPAAIMNATCSSLLYNMYPGYDYCVGVLSSDDPAAAAAARSTRDLAIIAANATAHNITSTVKLIQGLLSDLAECKVSYGRMGSAVDGALGDLVAGHDAPAGAAGKLGGASSDALSCDMVMSRRRGTAKNVLHQENWHNFVSTRFASNITFLGVRQ; encoded by the coding sequence atggTCCCCAACTCAAACAGGACGGCCTCGCCCGCTGCCATCATGAACGCGACGTGCTCCTCTCTGCTGTACAACATGTACCCCGGCTACGACTACTGCGTCGGCGTGCTCTCCTCCGACGACCCGGCGGCGGCCGCCGCCGCAAGGAGCACGCGCGATCTCGCCATCATCGCCGCCAACGCCACCGCGCACAACATCACGTCCACGGTCAAGCTCATCCAGGGCCTGCTATCCGACCTCGCCGAGTGCAAGGTTTCCTACGGCCGTATGGGCAGCGCCGTGGACGGCGCTCTGGGAGACCTCGTCGCAGGACATGATGCCCCCGCTGGAGCTGCCGGCAAGTTGGGCGGCGCCTCGAGCGACGCGCTCAGCTGTGACATGGTGATGTCGAGGAGGAGGGGCACCGCTAAGAATGTCCTGCACCAGGAGAACTGGCACAACTTCGTGTCCACACGCTTTGCCAGTAACATCACCTTCCTAGGTGTAAGACAATAG